The following proteins are encoded in a genomic region of Pelecanus crispus isolate bPelCri1 chromosome 26, bPelCri1.pri, whole genome shotgun sequence:
- the IL23A gene encoding interleukin-23 subunit alpha, giving the protein MLPLRRLHFCLCLPLLLPLPAAPAPAPAPAPRTDWAACRRLSRELSRLVVTLKEPLQVLEEVDLSEKDPKNWPPRIRCSDACDPSTLDTNNTRCLRRIFQGLQHYRDLLGSDIFTARRLPRLEATLDQLLALVQQEHSCPHRHSMAPSEAWAHPLLQHLALQRLQSFTTIMSRVFTHSASPR; this is encoded by the exons ATGCTCCCGCTCCGCCGCCTCcacttctgcctctgcctcccgctgctgctgccgctgcccgcggccccggccccggccccggccccggccccccgcaccGACTGGGCCGCCTGCAGACGCCTCTCCCGGGAGCTGTCGCGGCTGGTGGTGACCCTCAAGGAGCCGCTCCAGGTGCTG GAGGAGGTGGACCTGAGCGAGAAGGACCCCAAGAATTGGCCCCCCCGCATCCGCTGCAGCGACGCCTGCGACCCCTCCACACTGGACACCAACAACACG cgctgcCTGCGGCGCATcttccaggggctgcagcactACCGGGACCTGCTGGGCTCCGACATCTTCACcgcccgccgcctgccccggctGGAGGCCACGCTGGaccagctgctggccctggtccag caggagcacagctgcCCCCACCGGCACTCCATGGCCCCCAGCGAGGCCTGGGCCCACCCGTTGCTGCAGCACCTGGCGCTCCAGCGGCTCCAGTCCTTCACCACCATCATGAGCCGTGTCTTCACCCACAGCGCCAGCCCACGCTGA